Proteins encoded by one window of Burkholderia plantarii:
- the flgB gene encoding flagellar basal body rod protein FlgB, with protein sequence MMDKLDAEFAFGRQALDVRSYRQELLSSNIANADTPGYQARDVDFASALGRSLKQQAGQATTDNATQLPLAQPAGVTSGMTLVSTEPGHMSGNTRLSATGGPTDNFGRAAYRIPNQPSLDGNTVDLDAERVQFADNTVHFEAGMTVVTGQIKAMLAAITSGS encoded by the coding sequence ATGATGGACAAACTCGACGCCGAATTCGCGTTCGGCCGCCAGGCGCTGGACGTTCGCTCGTACCGGCAGGAACTGCTGTCGTCGAACATCGCGAACGCCGACACCCCGGGCTACCAGGCCCGCGACGTCGATTTCGCCTCGGCGCTCGGCCGCTCGCTCAAGCAGCAGGCCGGCCAGGCCACGACCGACAACGCCACCCAGCTTCCGCTCGCGCAGCCGGCCGGCGTGACGAGCGGGATGACGCTGGTGTCGACCGAGCCGGGCCACATGAGCGGCAACACGCGGCTCTCGGCCACCGGCGGCCCGACCGACAACTTCGGCCGCGCCGCGTACCGGATCCCGAACCAGCCGTCGCTGGACGGCAACACGGTCGATCTCGACGCCGAGCGCGTGCAGTTCGCCGACAACACGGTGCATTTCGAAGCCGGCATGACGGTGGTGACCGGCCAGATCAAGGCGATGCTCGCCGCGATCACGTCGGGCTCGTAA
- a CDS encoding flagellar brake protein: MNNEALTEASGDDDSLPDYGRRNPLEIGVQLRNLVNRGDFLTVRYSGGQLVTRVLEVDVGAGTFVFDWGAAEGQNASLLAAPYGIFEALPDGVRVEFTIETPVATDYEGRPAFLAKFPDVLYFVQRREYFRVDAPMLEPYIARGKLPEGESFTFEIDNLSLGGIGLRTGDERAAALETGQTLEHVELNLAGHGKLALDLELVSQRSIETPSGARRYYLGFRFVSLPGSAENTLQRLITQLEVKRRQLARA; this comes from the coding sequence ATGAATAACGAAGCACTGACCGAAGCGTCGGGGGATGACGATTCGCTCCCCGATTACGGCCGTCGCAACCCGCTCGAAATCGGCGTGCAGTTGCGCAATCTCGTCAACCGGGGCGATTTCCTGACGGTCCGTTATTCGGGCGGACAGCTCGTGACGCGCGTGCTCGAGGTCGATGTCGGCGCCGGCACCTTCGTGTTCGACTGGGGCGCGGCGGAGGGGCAGAACGCCAGCCTGCTGGCCGCCCCCTACGGGATCTTCGAGGCGCTGCCCGACGGCGTGCGCGTCGAGTTCACGATCGAGACGCCCGTTGCCACGGATTACGAGGGCCGCCCCGCGTTCCTCGCCAAATTCCCCGACGTCCTCTATTTCGTGCAGCGCCGCGAGTATTTCCGCGTCGATGCCCCGATGCTCGAACCGTATATCGCGCGCGGCAAGCTGCCCGAAGGCGAAAGCTTCACGTTCGAGATCGACAATCTCTCGCTGGGCGGGATCGGGCTGCGCACCGGCGACGAGCGCGCCGCGGCGCTCGAAACGGGCCAGACGCTGGAGCACGTCGAACTGAACCTGGCCGGCCACGGCAAGCTCGCGCTCGACCTGGAACTGGTCTCGCAGCGCAGCATCGAGACGCCGAGCGGCGCGCGCCGCTACTACCTCGGGTTCCGCTTCGTGTCGCTGCCCGGGTCCGCCGAAAACACGCTGCAACGCCTGATCACCCAGCTCGAAGTGAAGCGCCGCCAGCTCGCGCGCGCGTAG
- the flgC gene encoding flagellar basal body rod protein FlgC: MPSLMNIFDVAGSAMSAESQRLNVTASNLANADSVTGPDGKPYRAKQVVFETQPIGGARTRSGQGVGGVQVKQVIDDPSPMKTSYDPSNPTADANGYVTLPNVDPVQEMVNMISASRSYQANVETLNTAKQLMLKTLTIGT; this comes from the coding sequence ATGCCTTCGCTGATGAACATCTTCGACGTCGCCGGTTCGGCGATGTCCGCCGAATCCCAGCGCCTGAACGTGACCGCGTCGAACCTGGCGAACGCGGACAGCGTGACCGGCCCGGACGGCAAGCCGTACCGCGCCAAGCAGGTGGTGTTCGAGACCCAGCCGATCGGCGGCGCGCGCACGCGCTCCGGGCAGGGAGTGGGCGGCGTGCAGGTCAAGCAGGTGATCGACGATCCGTCGCCGATGAAGACCAGCTACGACCCGTCGAACCCGACGGCCGACGCCAACGGCTACGTGACGCTGCCGAACGTCGACCCGGTGCAGGAGATGGTGAACATGATCTCGGCCTCGCGCTCGTACCAGGCGAACGTGGAGACGCTGAACACCGCCAAGCAGCTGATGCTGAAGACCTTGACGATCGGCACCTGA
- a CDS encoding flagellar basal body P-ring protein FlgI codes for MPEFLSLRRLPRGLRAALAVCLAFALGVALPAASARAERLKDLAQIQGVRDNPLIGYGLVVGLDGTGDQTTQTPFTTQTLANMLANLGISINNGTSTGGTASLSNLQLKNVAAVMVTATLPPFARPGEAIDVTVSSLGNAKSLRGGTLLLTPLKGADGQVYALAQGNMAVGGAGASANGSRVQVNQLAAGRIAAGAIIERSVPNALAQMNGMLQLQLNDMDYGTAERIVTAVNSNFGPGIATALDGRTIQLTAPADPAQQVAFMARLQNLEVNPDRAAAKVILNARTGSIVMNQMVTLQNCAVAHGNLSVVVNTQPVVSQPGPFSNGQTVVAQQSQIQLKQDNGALRYVNAGANLADVVKALNSLGATPADLMSILQAMKAAGALRADLEII; via the coding sequence ATGCCCGAATTCCTTTCCCTCCGTCGCCTGCCGCGCGGCCTGCGCGCCGCGCTGGCCGTCTGCCTGGCGTTCGCGCTCGGCGTCGCGCTGCCGGCCGCGAGCGCGCGCGCCGAACGCCTCAAGGATCTCGCGCAGATCCAGGGCGTGCGCGACAACCCGCTGATCGGCTACGGCCTCGTGGTGGGCCTCGACGGCACCGGCGACCAGACCACCCAGACGCCGTTTACGACCCAGACGCTCGCGAACATGCTCGCGAACCTCGGCATCTCGATCAACAACGGCACCTCGACGGGCGGCACCGCCTCGCTGTCGAACCTGCAGCTGAAGAACGTCGCGGCCGTGATGGTGACCGCCACGCTGCCGCCGTTCGCGCGTCCCGGCGAGGCGATCGACGTGACCGTCTCGTCGCTCGGCAACGCCAAGAGCCTGCGCGGCGGCACGCTGCTGCTCACGCCGCTGAAGGGCGCCGACGGCCAGGTCTACGCGCTCGCGCAGGGCAACATGGCGGTGGGCGGCGCCGGCGCCAGCGCCAACGGCAGCCGCGTGCAGGTCAACCAGCTCGCGGCCGGGCGCATCGCCGCCGGCGCGATCATCGAGCGCTCGGTGCCGAACGCGCTCGCGCAGATGAACGGCATGCTGCAGCTGCAGCTCAACGACATGGACTACGGCACCGCCGAGCGCATCGTCACCGCCGTGAATTCGAACTTCGGGCCGGGCATCGCCACCGCGCTGGACGGCCGCACCATCCAGCTGACCGCGCCGGCCGATCCGGCCCAGCAGGTCGCGTTCATGGCACGCCTGCAGAACCTCGAGGTGAACCCGGACCGCGCCGCGGCCAAGGTGATCCTCAACGCGCGCACCGGTTCGATCGTGATGAACCAGATGGTGACGCTGCAGAACTGCGCGGTCGCGCACGGCAACCTGTCCGTCGTCGTCAACACGCAGCCCGTCGTTTCGCAGCCCGGGCCGTTCTCGAACGGCCAGACCGTGGTCGCGCAGCAGTCGCAGATCCAGCTCAAGCAGGACAACGGCGCGCTGCGCTACGTCAACGCCGGCGCGAACCTCGCCGACGTCGTCAAGGCGCTGAACTCGCTCGGCGCCACACCGGCCGACCTGATGTCGATCCTGCAGGCGATGAAAGCCGCGGGCGCGCTGCGGGCCGACCTGGAGATCATCTGA
- a CDS encoding flagellar hook assembly protein FlgD, with product MSSTTNSIGSNGTNTSNVPTDTMSNNSGLSSTSAADLQQTFLTLLVTQLQNQDPTSPVDSSQMTSQLAQINTVSGIAQLNSSLSSLSSQLTAGQQTQAALLIGTNVLAPGSTLNVASGTGTGFGVELPAAATDVKVTIKNSAGTVVNTIDAGAQAAGTIPFNWTPTDSSGATLPDGKYTISASYTDGTGATNTATTLTAAQVQSVIRQADGTPGLVLSNGTTVGLPNVGAIFPAASSGSSGSGSGSGSGSGSGSGSDNNNSSST from the coding sequence ATGAGCTCCACGACCAACTCGATCGGCAGCAACGGCACCAACACGAGCAACGTGCCGACCGATACGATGAGCAACAACAGCGGCCTGTCGTCGACCTCGGCGGCGGACCTGCAGCAGACCTTCCTGACGCTGCTCGTCACGCAGCTGCAGAACCAGGACCCGACGAGCCCGGTTGACAGCTCGCAGATGACGTCCCAGCTCGCGCAGATCAACACCGTGAGCGGCATCGCGCAGCTCAACTCGTCGCTGTCCTCGCTGTCCTCGCAGCTCACCGCCGGCCAGCAGACCCAGGCGGCGCTGCTGATCGGCACCAACGTGCTGGCCCCCGGCAGCACGCTCAACGTCGCGAGCGGCACCGGCACGGGCTTCGGCGTGGAACTGCCGGCCGCCGCCACCGACGTGAAAGTCACCATCAAGAACTCGGCCGGCACGGTGGTCAACACCATCGACGCGGGCGCGCAGGCAGCCGGCACGATCCCGTTCAACTGGACCCCGACCGACTCGTCGGGCGCGACGCTGCCCGACGGCAAGTACACCATCAGCGCGAGCTACACGGACGGCACGGGCGCCACCAACACGGCGACCACGCTCACGGCCGCGCAGGTGCAGAGCGTGATCCGCCAGGCCGACGGCACGCCGGGCCTGGTGCTGTCGAACGGCACCACGGTCGGCCTGCCGAACGTCGGCGCGATCTTCCCGGCGGCCTCGAGCGGCTCCAGCGGTTCGGGCAGCGGCTCCGGCAGCGGATCGGGCAGCGGTTCCGGCAGCGATAACAACAATTCCTCGTCCACCTAA
- a CDS encoding flagellar basal body rod protein FlgF, with product MDRLIYTAMTGADQALDQQSVIANNLANTSTTGFRAQLATYRAVPMNFGEASNPDTTRTFVLSSTPGADYSAGPISRTGNPLDVAVQGQGWLTVLAPDGSEAYTRAGNLHVDENGQLVNGSNLPVVGTGGPIAVPPNGQVTIGVDGTVSVLAAGDPPSAIALVDQLKLVNPDPSTMKRGDDGLFRTADGDPADVDPNVKLAPDSLEGSNVNPVSAMVSMLDNARAFQLHTKLIESADQNEQSANQILSFS from the coding sequence ATGGACCGACTGATCTATACGGCAATGACGGGCGCGGATCAGGCGCTCGACCAGCAGTCCGTGATCGCGAACAACCTCGCGAACACGTCGACGACCGGTTTTCGCGCGCAGCTCGCGACCTACCGTGCGGTGCCGATGAATTTCGGCGAGGCCAGCAACCCCGACACGACCCGCACCTTCGTGCTGAGCTCGACGCCGGGCGCCGACTATTCGGCCGGCCCGATCTCGCGCACCGGCAACCCGCTCGACGTGGCGGTGCAGGGGCAGGGCTGGCTCACCGTGCTCGCGCCCGACGGCAGCGAGGCCTACACGCGCGCCGGCAACCTGCACGTCGACGAGAACGGCCAGCTGGTGAACGGCTCGAACCTGCCGGTGGTCGGCACCGGCGGCCCGATCGCCGTGCCGCCGAACGGGCAGGTGACGATCGGCGTCGACGGCACGGTGTCGGTGCTCGCCGCGGGCGATCCGCCCTCGGCGATCGCGCTGGTCGACCAGCTGAAGCTCGTCAATCCGGACCCGTCCACCATGAAGCGCGGCGACGACGGCCTGTTCCGCACCGCCGACGGCGATCCCGCCGACGTGGACCCGAACGTCAAGCTCGCGCCCGATTCGCTCGAGGGCAGCAACGTGAATCCGGTCAGCGCGATGGTGTCGATGCTCGACAACGCGCGCGCCTTTCAGCTGCATACCAAGCTGATCGAATCGGCCGACCAGAACGAGCAGAGCGCAAACCAGATCCTCAGCTTCAGCTGA
- the flgH gene encoding flagellar basal body L-ring protein FlgH, with the protein MKQVRLSRFAAFAAAAAFAGCAQVPRQPITQQPMTAVPPVPPSMQAPGSIYNPGYAGRPLFEDQRPRNIGDILTIMIAENVNATKSSGANANRGTSTDFKVPTAGFLGGLFAKANLSASGDNKFTATGGATAANTFTGTITVTVTNVLPNGNLVVSGEKQMLINQGNEFVRFSGVVNPNSISGANSVYSTQVADARIEYSAKGYINEAETMGWLQRFFLNVAPW; encoded by the coding sequence ATGAAGCAGGTTCGCCTTTCCCGATTCGCAGCGTTCGCCGCCGCGGCCGCCTTTGCCGGCTGCGCGCAGGTGCCGCGTCAGCCGATCACGCAACAGCCGATGACGGCCGTGCCGCCGGTGCCGCCGTCGATGCAGGCACCCGGCTCGATCTACAACCCCGGCTACGCGGGCCGGCCGCTGTTCGAGGATCAGCGCCCGCGCAACATCGGCGACATCCTGACGATCATGATCGCGGAGAACGTCAACGCGACCAAGTCGTCGGGCGCGAACGCGAACCGCGGCACCTCGACCGACTTCAAGGTGCCGACCGCCGGCTTCCTCGGCGGCCTGTTCGCGAAGGCGAACCTGAGCGCCAGCGGCGACAACAAGTTCACCGCCACCGGCGGCGCGACCGCGGCCAACACGTTCACCGGCACCATCACGGTGACCGTCACCAACGTGCTGCCCAACGGCAACCTGGTGGTGAGCGGCGAGAAGCAGATGCTGATCAATCAGGGCAACGAGTTCGTGCGCTTCTCGGGCGTGGTCAATCCGAACTCGATCTCGGGCGCGAACTCGGTGTATTCCACGCAGGTGGCCGACGCGCGCATCGAATACTCGGCGAAGGGCTACATCAACGAAGCCGAGACGATGGGCTGGCTGCAGCGCTTCTTCCTCAACGTCGCGCCGTGGTGA
- the flgJ gene encoding flagellar assembly peptidoglycan hydrolase FlgJ, with protein MANLPNSTDLAAGTDLTQRFALDVQGFDQLRRQADASPEKGAKQVATQFDAMFSQMMLKSMRDATPQDGVFDSNTSKLYTSMLDQQLSQQMASRGIGVADALMKQLMRNMNPSGGAAGAGGAAGALGALGGSGGNEGGLAAAGALAQALASSRGNGRLGGVAGYSAASSLTPPVKGNGTSAAQDGFVDKVAGAAQAASAATGIPARFIVGQAALESGWGKREIRGRDGSSSYNVFGIKATKNWTGRTVSAVTTEYVGGQPRRVVAQFRAYDSYEHAMTDYATMLKSNPRYAGVVNASTTPESFANGMQRAGYATDPHYAKKLISILRQIV; from the coding sequence ATGGCCAATCTTCCGAATTCCACCGACCTCGCCGCCGGCACCGACCTCACGCAGCGCTTCGCGCTCGATGTGCAGGGCTTCGACCAGCTGCGCCGGCAGGCCGACGCCTCGCCCGAGAAGGGCGCGAAACAGGTCGCCACGCAGTTCGACGCGATGTTCTCGCAGATGATGCTCAAGAGCATGCGCGACGCGACGCCCCAGGACGGCGTGTTCGATTCGAACACCTCGAAGCTCTACACCTCGATGCTCGACCAGCAGCTCTCGCAGCAGATGGCCTCGCGCGGCATCGGCGTGGCCGACGCGCTGATGAAGCAGCTGATGCGCAACATGAACCCGTCGGGCGGCGCGGCCGGTGCTGGCGGCGCGGCCGGCGCGCTGGGCGCCCTCGGCGGCTCGGGCGGCAACGAAGGCGGCCTCGCCGCGGCCGGCGCGCTGGCCCAGGCGCTCGCCAGTTCGCGCGGCAACGGCCGGCTCGGCGGCGTGGCCGGTTACTCGGCCGCGAGCTCGCTGACGCCGCCCGTCAAGGGCAACGGCACCTCGGCCGCCCAGGACGGCTTCGTCGACAAGGTGGCGGGCGCGGCGCAGGCGGCCAGCGCGGCCACCGGCATCCCGGCGCGCTTCATCGTCGGCCAGGCGGCGCTCGAATCGGGCTGGGGCAAGCGCGAGATCCGCGGCCGCGACGGCAGCTCCAGCTACAACGTGTTCGGCATCAAGGCGACCAAGAACTGGACCGGGCGCACCGTGTCGGCCGTCACGACCGAGTACGTCGGCGGCCAGCCGCGCCGCGTGGTAGCGCAGTTCCGTGCCTACGATTCCTACGAGCACGCGATGACCGACTACGCCACCATGCTCAAGAGCAACCCGCGCTACGCGGGCGTGGTGAATGCCTCGACCACCCCGGAAAGCTTCGCCAACGGCATGCAGCGCGCCGGTTATGCCACCGACCCGCACTACGCGAAGAAGCTGATTTCGATCCTGCGCCAGATCGTCTGA
- the flgA gene encoding flagellar basal body P-ring formation chaperone FlgA, giving the protein MTTTDASAAAGAARGFGARAGSARALPALRSRLALLALGLAALLPNLAAAQAAGGDGMIVIPGRGESAETALANATAHGVNTPAHAPTSSLSSYSAAELRNAYGAGSGSRGAAPEAAPAPAGTIGIVQGAGGDSALRAAAMGEAPAALPEPPIYPTPGSAPSRPAVNRAAPRADHAGAGAGATTGNEAAGYAAGYAAGVAAARRAAAAQPTQPTQPTQPTQPAPAPRYPSTVQRGPAGTPATAGGTVRAVYSPGATEHAPAGQDAAGSAMRYAAPAVMRVSARQSAPAPSAVAAVVAPNPAPAAAAAPAAAPAQNASTAQPDAQVVGQPTGQQDPEAIRAAALAFLHQQTAGLPGKATITVAAAFPRGLAACTTLEPFLPTGARLWGRTTVGVRCAGARPWTIYLQSKIEVHGSYYVAAHALAPGDVLTAADLVARDGDLTMLPLAVITDPAQAVGGTSLVRVAAGLPLRQDMLRSASSVTIGQTVRVVAAGQGFSISSEGSVMNNAGPGQQVRVRLAAGQIVTAVVKDGNTVEVPL; this is encoded by the coding sequence ATGACGACGACGGACGCGAGCGCAGCGGCAGGCGCGGCACGCGGCTTCGGCGCGCGCGCCGGCTCTGCGCGCGCGCTCCCCGCCCTCCGCTCCCGCCTGGCCCTGCTGGCGCTGGGCCTGGCCGCGCTGCTGCCGAACCTCGCCGCCGCGCAGGCGGCCGGCGGCGACGGCATGATCGTGATTCCGGGCCGCGGCGAATCGGCCGAGACGGCGCTCGCCAACGCCACCGCGCACGGCGTGAACACCCCTGCGCACGCGCCCACGTCGAGCCTGTCGTCCTACAGCGCCGCCGAATTACGCAACGCTTACGGCGCCGGCAGCGGCAGCCGCGGCGCCGCGCCCGAGGCCGCCCCCGCGCCCGCCGGCACCATCGGCATCGTGCAGGGCGCCGGCGGCGACAGCGCGCTGCGCGCCGCCGCGATGGGCGAGGCGCCCGCCGCCCTGCCCGAACCGCCGATCTACCCCACGCCCGGCAGCGCACCGTCGCGGCCCGCCGTGAATCGCGCGGCACCGCGCGCCGACCACGCCGGCGCCGGCGCCGGCGCCACCACGGGCAATGAAGCGGCCGGCTATGCCGCCGGTTACGCGGCCGGCGTCGCCGCGGCGCGCCGCGCGGCTGCCGCCCAACCGACCCAACCGACCCAACCGACCCAACCGACCCAACCCGCGCCGGCGCCGCGCTACCCGTCGACCGTGCAGCGCGGTCCGGCCGGCACGCCGGCCACGGCGGGCGGCACCGTGCGCGCCGTCTATTCGCCGGGCGCGACTGAACACGCGCCGGCCGGCCAGGACGCGGCGGGCAGCGCGATGCGCTACGCGGCGCCGGCCGTGATGCGCGTCTCGGCGCGCCAGAGCGCCCCGGCGCCCAGCGCCGTCGCCGCCGTGGTGGCGCCCAACCCGGCGCCCGCTGCTGCCGCCGCCCCGGCCGCCGCGCCCGCCCAGAACGCCAGCACGGCCCAGCCCGACGCCCAGGTCGTCGGCCAGCCGACCGGCCAGCAGGACCCGGAGGCGATCCGCGCCGCGGCGCTCGCGTTCCTGCACCAGCAGACGGCCGGCCTGCCCGGCAAGGCGACGATCACGGTGGCCGCCGCGTTCCCGCGCGGGCTCGCGGCCTGCACCACGCTCGAACCGTTCCTGCCGACCGGCGCGCGGCTCTGGGGCCGCACCACGGTGGGCGTGCGCTGCGCCGGCGCGCGGCCGTGGACCATCTACCTGCAGTCGAAGATCGAGGTCCACGGCAGCTACTACGTGGCCGCCCACGCGCTCGCGCCGGGCGACGTGCTGACGGCCGCCGACCTCGTCGCGCGCGACGGCGACCTGACCATGCTGCCGCTCGCCGTGATCACCGATCCGGCACAGGCGGTGGGCGGCACCTCGCTGGTGCGCGTCGCGGCCGGGCTGCCGCTGCGTCAGGACATGCTGCGCAGCGCCTCGTCGGTCACCATCGGCCAGACCGTGCGCGTGGTGGCGGCCGGCCAGGGATTCTCGATTTCGTCGGAAGGCAGCGTGATGAACAACGCGGGGCCGGGACAGCAGGTGCGGGTGCGGCTGGCCGCCGGCCAGATCGTGACGGCGGTGGTGAAGGACGGAAACACGGTGGAAGTTCCGTTATGA
- the flgG gene encoding flagellar basal-body rod protein FlgG, which translates to MNRSLYIAATGMNAQQAQMDVISNNLANVSTNGFKGSRAVFEDLLYQTVRQPGANSTQQTELPSGLQLGTGVQQVATERLYTQGNLQQTGNSRDVAINGQGFFQVLMPDGTTAYTRDGSFQTNNQGQLVTSAGYQVLPAITVPQNAQSLTIGTDGVVTITQPGSTNSVQIGAMQLATFINPDGLDALGQNLFAETTSSGAPNVTTPGLNGAGSLNQGYVESSNVNVVQELVNMIQTQRAYEINSKAVTTSDQMLQTVNQMKS; encoded by the coding sequence GTGAACCGATCCCTCTACATCGCCGCGACCGGCATGAATGCGCAGCAGGCGCAGATGGACGTGATCTCGAACAACCTCGCGAACGTGAGCACCAACGGCTTCAAGGGCTCGCGCGCGGTGTTCGAGGATCTGCTGTACCAGACGGTGCGCCAGCCGGGCGCGAACTCGACGCAGCAGACCGAGCTGCCCTCGGGCCTGCAGCTCGGCACCGGCGTGCAGCAGGTGGCCACCGAGCGGCTCTACACGCAGGGCAACCTGCAGCAGACCGGCAACTCGCGCGACGTCGCGATCAACGGCCAGGGCTTCTTCCAGGTGCTGATGCCGGACGGCACCACCGCCTACACGCGCGACGGCTCGTTCCAGACCAACAACCAGGGCCAGCTCGTCACCTCGGCGGGCTACCAGGTGCTGCCGGCCATCACCGTGCCGCAGAACGCGCAGTCGCTGACGATCGGCACCGACGGCGTGGTGACGATCACCCAGCCGGGTTCGACCAACTCGGTGCAGATCGGCGCGATGCAGCTGGCGACCTTCATCAACCCGGACGGGCTCGACGCGCTCGGCCAGAACCTGTTCGCGGAAACCACCTCGTCGGGCGCGCCGAACGTGACGACGCCGGGCCTGAACGGCGCGGGCTCGCTGAACCAGGGCTACGTCGAATCGTCGAACGTGAACGTGGTGCAGGAACTGGTCAACATGATCCAGACCCAGCGCGCCTACGAGATCAACAGCAAGGCCGTGACCACCTCCGACCAGATGCTGCAGACCGTCAACCAGATGAAGAGCTAA
- the flgE gene encoding flagellar hook protein FlgE, which yields MGYQQGLSGLQGASSDLDVIGNNIANANTVGFKSATAQFSDLYANSVSGAVANGIGIGTQLATVAQVFQQGGFTTSQNPLSMAISGNGFFEVNSNGVTTYTRDGEFSPDAKGNITNSAGGQLMGYGVNADGTINTSAIVPLTAPQGNIPPKATASITGQFNLSTTDTAQTNSPFNFSDSSTYTLKQPVQAFDSLGNAQTVNLYFVKSTTTGSWEVYAGADNTTPTDLGTAKFDSSGKLIGTVGTDGNPTATTDKFTFSLTNTTGAVTPQAITIDLTGSTQFGATKSGVSNLVADGFASGALQNYSVAADGTITGSYSNGQSMKLGQVIVVNFNDPQGLTSIGGNQYIQTAASGVPQVGVPGSTNHGTIKGSTTEDSTVDLTGELVNLITAQRNYQANAQTIKTQQTVDQTLLNL from the coding sequence ATGGGTTATCAACAGGGTTTGAGCGGTTTGCAGGGTGCGTCGAGCGATCTCGACGTGATCGGCAACAACATCGCGAACGCGAACACGGTCGGCTTCAAGTCCGCCACGGCGCAGTTCTCGGACTTGTACGCGAATTCGGTGTCGGGCGCGGTCGCCAACGGCATCGGTATCGGCACGCAGCTGGCGACGGTCGCGCAGGTGTTCCAGCAGGGCGGCTTCACCACCTCGCAGAACCCGCTGAGCATGGCGATCTCGGGCAACGGTTTCTTCGAGGTGAATTCGAACGGCGTGACCACCTACACGCGTGACGGCGAGTTCAGCCCGGACGCGAAAGGCAACATCACGAACTCGGCCGGCGGCCAGCTGATGGGCTACGGCGTGAACGCCGACGGCACCATCAACACCTCGGCGATCGTGCCGCTGACGGCGCCGCAGGGCAACATCCCGCCGAAGGCGACCGCGTCGATCACGGGCCAGTTCAACCTGAGCACGACCGACACGGCGCAGACCAACTCGCCGTTCAACTTCAGCGATTCGTCCACCTACACGCTCAAGCAGCCGGTGCAGGCGTTCGACTCGCTCGGCAACGCGCAGACCGTCAACCTGTACTTCGTGAAGTCGACCACCACCGGCAGCTGGGAAGTGTACGCGGGCGCCGACAACACCACCCCGACCGACCTCGGCACGGCCAAGTTCGACAGCTCGGGCAAGCTGATCGGCACGGTGGGCACGGACGGCAACCCGACCGCCACCACCGACAAGTTCACGTTCAGCCTGACCAACACCACCGGCGCGGTGACGCCGCAGGCGATCACCATCGACCTGACCGGCTCGACCCAGTTCGGCGCGACCAAGAGCGGCGTGTCGAACCTGGTCGCCGACGGCTTCGCATCGGGCGCGCTGCAGAACTACTCGGTGGCCGCCGACGGCACCATCACCGGCAGCTACTCGAACGGCCAGAGCATGAAGCTCGGCCAGGTGATCGTGGTGAACTTCAACGATCCGCAAGGCCTGACCAGCATCGGCGGCAACCAGTACATCCAGACCGCCGCGTCGGGCGTGCCGCAGGTCGGCGTGCCGGGCAGCACCAACCACGGCACCATCAAGGGCAGCACGACCGAGGATTCGACGGTCGACCTGACGGGCGAGCTGGTCAACCTGATCACCGCGCAGCGCAACTACCAGGCCAACGCGCAGACCATCAAGACCCAGCAGACCGTCGACCAGACGCTGCTCAACCTGTAA
- the flgM gene encoding flagellar biosynthesis anti-sigma factor FlgM produces the protein MKIDTTPATNVRPASTDAASSRNQASSSAAPSAAAQAESAPAGGDANVNLSSLSTNLRSLAASGSADIDTAKVQSIRDAIKNGSLTIDTGKIADGVLQTASELLRAPANLG, from the coding sequence GTGAAAATCGATACCACCCCCGCCACGAACGTCCGCCCGGCGTCCACCGACGCCGCTTCGTCGCGTAATCAGGCCAGCAGCAGCGCCGCCCCGTCGGCAGCCGCGCAGGCCGAAAGCGCGCCGGCCGGCGGCGATGCGAACGTGAATCTGTCCTCCCTGTCCACGAACCTGCGTTCGCTCGCAGCTTCGGGATCGGCCGACATCGACACCGCGAAAGTGCAGTCGATCCGCGACGCGATCAAGAATGGATCGCTGACGATCGACACCGGCAAGATCGCGGACGGCGTGCTGCAGACGGCCAGCGAGCTGCTGCGCGCGCCGGCGAACCTCGGCTGA